From the genome of Oncorhynchus masou masou isolate Uvic2021 chromosome 15, UVic_Omas_1.1, whole genome shotgun sequence:
GGATGCATATGGACATCCAGTAAATTAAAATCTCTGCTGCAAAAATGTTCCCGATGGAACCCGCGACCGAGATTTTCATTAGTTAAAAGAAGTTTGGACCAGATGTAATCTAATGACATCACATGACTGGATCAATATGTCTAAATTGAGGCCAAGGTTCAGATGGTTAAATTTAAAATGTTATCATGAGTTTCTATTGTTTCTCTGCACATCGAGCTGGTTGGCTTCCAGCTTTCAGCCCTTCTGCCTCTGAGGTAGAATGTTCTAGAAATAATTATGACAGCACACACCCAGATATTCAAATGTTACTGTGAAATGTATTGTTTGTCAGTCCAGGCTGTGCAACAAGCTCTTCACAATAATCATAGCTGTAGCATAGTTAAAGTAGGACTGAGctttgtgtgtgtggatgttgaGGTTTGTGGCCTGGTTCAATTTGGTTGGAGTCGTCATGTTGCAAGTAATGGGTCAGATAAGAGGTTTGAGTATTGAAAATTCAATTGAAATGTTAATCGCAAAAaaagtggttggagtgtagagaTTTGACTTGTTCGTCGTTTTCCTCAATGCCTTCAATAATCTGCACTTTTTAATGTAAGATGTAGACAGAGCCATTTCACCAGGTAAAATTCCTggtgaatgtaaaaaaaaatatataatatttgactCGCTGTCCTTAATGCAGGAGGTAAAAGCAGTGGGATATTTGGTTCTCCAGATGCCCCAGCCGAGCAACGGAGACCCGTACCCTCAGGCGGCAACACCAGCAACATATTCGGGGGGTTAGAGAGCGCCCCTCCCTCGGTCAAAGCCCATTCCAACAAGCCAAAGGTAATCCAGACCACCCTTATCCCCCTTGTCTCTCCCATTCCAAATTACTAATGGTTATGGATTGCTAATTTAcacaatgtgtaggctatattgaCATGTTATCTCTATTATTCCCAGGACAATATTTCTGTTGGTGAAAGTCCCATGCCCATACCCGAGCCCCCAGGTGAGTTTGACACTGATAATGTGTTATGGCTAACACTTTACAGCCCGCTGTCAACCGGGCAGTTACTAGAAATTACTTGTTGACCGAGCTAATAATAATGACCTAATAATTGCATAGTAATTAATTACACATCGGTTTCTTTAAGATGCATTGACACCAAGTCTAATGTACCAGGTAAATCTCTCTTGGTTTCATCTTTTTCTCTTTTCCGTTTTGCTCTCAGCTCCTCTGCCAAAGGTGAGCCTGGCCAAGGAGGTGAAGGAAGAGAACGttgcctcccctcccccacacccACCAAAGTAGCAGTGGAACCTGTACCTGCTCCCTTGGCCAAGAAGCCAGAGCCAGAGGCCTCCCTCAGTGAGCTCTCACTGAAGGACCACGAGCCCCACCTCGGCCCCCGCCCCCGATCCCACAACAAGGTCCTTAACCCCCCAGGAGGGAAGTCGAGCGTGGTCTTCTACTGAACCAGCTCCTCCATCCCATCTATTCATGTATGCATCCCAaaaggcactctattccctatataagtaACCCTTGTCCGAGCCAGAACGGATCTCTTGTTTCTGTTGCGTGAGGctgcttgatgtacaagtacatcccctggacaggacactagtttatgggccctggtcataatTTGTGGACTGTataggaacagggtgccatttggggcacaaCCTATGCCCACTATCATTCTCTGTTCTCTTAATTTTCCCTATTCactctgtccttccctccctgTTCATTTTATTTTCCGTGGCTATCAAGCTGGAAGAAAATTCTCAACAATCATTTTTACAGGCTAAATTCCTGTCCAATCATTCAAAATGGTTAAATTTCTCTTTCATTGCAAGGGTTCTATTTCTTGctgtaaatgtttttttattacaTGGTTTTGAATGTTGTGTTGATTACAAGGGCAGGATGAGTTCATTTAGTCAGTTATACCAAAAACATTTATAATGAAATTATAAATTCCATTTAGAATTCAGTGTATTTGTGTCGGCATTGAGACCGCTGTTGCCCATGCACATGGTTGTCATAGTGTAAGCCCTTAAGTGATCACAATCACTCTTTACTGTTACTTTGTTGACAATAACACATATCCCAATATTATGTTCATTCTGTCCTCCATTTCATcccactccttttctctctctcctctaataATCAAACCTATCTTGAGTCTCTGGAGCCAGAAACAAACTCTTGTGCAGGGAGAAAAAAGCAAAAAATCGACTAACTAGTGAGTGCAAAGCAAAGAGCCACAGGCAGTACCCATTATGTATTGCCCACCCCCAAAGTTCTTGTTGTTCGGAATAAATTCCATTATGATTTTATATATCGCCCATGCAAATGGCCGAATGTATTGTATGTTGTGGTTGTTTCCTGCTCTGTTACCATTGCTTGCTGTTATCAGAGGATGGTGTCCACTCGGAGGCCTCTATGTTTTAAATTAAAACGGCTGCTGTACACAAGTGAACTCTGGAATAGTACATGACCGGGCAAAATACGGGTGGGGACTTGGAGACGTTAAGTCACCCCTAGCCAACCACACACCGCACCACGTTCCAGGCTGCCTACGTAGCAGTTGCACACCAAATCTTACCACGCCTGGATAAGCCTTTTAATGTAATGTCAGTAACCAGTATGACTAGTTTCTCGTCAACTTATACACCTTTTAATTTACACTTTGGTTCAGCATATATTTGGAGGGTGTTAGCTTTTGGCCTAGCCCGGATAACAGATTCAACCGATTTTCATGCGAATAATTCAAAATGTGCATAAAAACAATATTTGCATGTTCTCACGATGTTTctatcaaattgacttgttgtggataaaagACTGTGTGTGATGTCGTACTGCACATAAATATTTATTTTGCAATTAAAATCCCATGTACTGAATAAAAAATAAGTTAAATGGGATCTACTTTACTTGCATAAAAAGGTGGAAACCTGGTTAGTAGCGACATCAACCGACTAGATGGCGCGGTATTAAATTGATTTGTGTTGTGTGGCCGGTTTGCAGGCAGTCTGGAACGCAAAAGGTCTCCTGGTGCCATCTTAAcccctgagtgttggagtgttggcaGGCAAAGTTCACAGCAGAGGAAAAGCAAAAAGAACCTGTGTATTGCAATAAAACTTattttctgactgatgtcttttgTCTATTTTGCTGTTTCCAGGGCTTAGTTATTGGCTGTGTCAATATATTGATTAAATCATGGAATCGTGAATCATCTCAATTTGCAATTTCAGCATAGTGTTGGTGCACAATAGCAAAGGTTTTGCAGTGAAAAACTAGTTATTGGATAAGTTCAGGTGGTCCCTCCCTGTTTTGGCCCATTTTTCTTTCTGGTGTTTAGTGAATACAACCCAGATGAATACGTTGGGAGGGTTCATCCTCTGTTAGCTTTTTGAAATAGGATATCGACCGCACCCCTTTTATTGTAGGCGTTGTAAACACTCTGAATGCAAGAAATGTCATGATTTGAAATTTCATTCACTTATTCTTCACAGTTATGTTCAATCAACCTTTAACAACTATACAATTAAAGTGCTTTATCAATTTACATGTGATCATTTTTATTGCTGTGTTTATGGCTGCTATATGCTAATTTCCCCCTGTGGTGGTTGCTAAAGTCCAATTTACCCTTGTGTGTAGTGTCAGGGCATGCTTCAATATTCTAAACACAAACTAGGCATGTATCACTTATATAATCACATGCATTTTTGCACCACACTTAGTGATCCCTTTTGTGTTGCTCTGCTCATGGCCATTGACTTCTGTTGGAGTAAGTCGGTTCCTCTCACATGGCGCTATGCCGGCCACCCTCGTGAATAGAGGTAGTCTAATACATCTGCCTGGCCTTAGGAATTTGGGCTGTTTTCTAGATCAATTGAGAGAGTTTACATCTTATTTCCGTTTACTGTCAGTACCATTGTACA
Proteins encoded in this window:
- the jpt2 gene encoding LOW QUALITY PROTEIN: jupiter microtubule associated homolog 2 (The sequence of the model RefSeq protein was modified relative to this genomic sequence to represent the inferred CDS: deleted 2 bases in 1 codon); protein product: MTSTNMFSGLDNGAKPSSRVLRPPGGGSSDLFGGYEEEAAASRRPHKMASNLFAPPEPQGVIRRTNPPGGKSSGIFGSPDAPAEQRRPVPSGGNTSNIFGGLESAPPSVKAHSNKPKDNISVGESPMPIPEPPAPLPKVSLAKEVKEENVASSPTPTKVAVEPVPAPLAKKPEPEASLSELSLKDHEPHLGPRPRSHNKVLNPPGGKSSVVFY